The Gemella haemolysans genome includes a region encoding these proteins:
- a CDS encoding sensor histidine kinase: protein MFKSLRRKFITTAVGSVAVVIAILAIALNFINYYKLEERIDTTLLDASRSQALIKIFAEDGDDLIITKNSSSTTDYNGFSIAKVDDSGRIIKTYRDDTLIPDQDALQGKVIEALKEGKTSGFIGSYRFLKAETNVGNLILFLNCQRELDSQHSFEKNSLLISIGVIASVFVLIVLVSKRVIAPIQETYIKQKQFITGASHELKTPLAIISSNADVLEMMNGDSKWTQNIHNQVDRLTSLVNSLVVFSRMEEKDTVERSRFDLTSALESRIEDFDELANFQKKNIVTDVDSNLYYFGEEASIVQLMDILLENAIKYAPEDSSISVSLKKNRKYAILKVSNKAEVKKGDLSKVFERFYRLDESRNSAIKGYGIGLSMAQLIAEKHKETIRAYAPEDGIFKIEMRFTLDERL, encoded by the coding sequence ATGTTTAAGAGTCTTAGAAGAAAATTTATTACAACGGCTGTAGGGAGTGTAGCTGTGGTAATAGCTATTTTGGCTATTGCGTTAAACTTTATAAATTATTATAAATTAGAGGAGAGAATCGACACAACACTATTAGATGCTTCTAGATCTCAGGCATTGATTAAAATTTTCGCAGAAGATGGAGATGATTTAATAATTACAAAAAATTCATCTAGTACGACAGATTATAATGGTTTTTCTATTGCGAAGGTTGATGATTCTGGGAGAATAATTAAAACATATCGTGATGATACTTTAATACCTGATCAAGATGCTTTGCAAGGTAAAGTTATTGAAGCATTAAAGGAAGGAAAAACTAGCGGATTCATTGGTAGCTATAGATTCTTAAAAGCTGAAACAAATGTAGGAAACTTAATACTATTTTTAAATTGCCAACGCGAATTAGATTCGCAACATTCATTTGAAAAAAATAGTTTATTAATTTCTATTGGAGTTATAGCATCAGTATTTGTATTAATCGTGTTAGTATCTAAAAGAGTAATAGCACCAATTCAAGAAACTTACATAAAACAAAAACAATTTATAACAGGTGCGAGTCACGAACTGAAAACACCGTTAGCTATAATTAGTTCTAACGCTGATGTATTAGAGATGATGAATGGTGATTCAAAATGGACGCAAAATATACATAATCAAGTAGATCGTCTTACTAGTTTAGTTAATAGTTTAGTAGTATTTAGTAGAATGGAAGAAAAGGATACTGTAGAAAGATCAAGATTTGATTTGACAAGTGCATTGGAATCGAGAATAGAAGATTTTGATGAATTAGCAAACTTCCAGAAAAAAAATATCGTTACAGATGTAGATTCTAATCTGTACTATTTTGGAGAAGAAGCTTCAATAGTACAATTGATGGATATACTATTAGAAAATGCTATTAAATATGCACCAGAAGACAGCAGTATATCAGTTAGTCTTAAGAAAAATAGAAAATATGCTATTTTGAAAGTTTCTAATAAAGCTGAGGTTAAGAAAGGTGATTTAAGTAAAGTATTTGAGCGTTTTTATCGCTTAGATGAGTCAAGAAACAGCGCAATAAAAGGATACGGTATAGGATTATCTATGGCACAACTTATTGCAGAAAAACACAAAGAAACAATTCGAGCATATGCACCAGAAGATGGAATCTTCAAAATAGAAATGCGTTTTACACTTGATGAAAGATTATAA
- a CDS encoding DNA topoisomerase IV subunit A: MYTMNLSSLESPDPRYGQDDEYSQDFNTEIDYEDEILSDYADESYNEVEFSVPEEEFLDYSNEMFLYKEYSYDFADDYEYDEVSISNDQIMLENISEA, encoded by the coding sequence ATGTATACAATGAACTTATCTAGTTTGGAGTCGCCGGATCCCAGGTATGGGCAAGATGATGAATATTCCCAGGACTTCAATACTGAAATAGACTATGAAGATGAAATTTTATCAGATTATGCTGATGAAAGTTATAACGAAGTAGAGTTTTCTGTTCCTGAAGAGGAATTCTTAGATTACTCTAACGAGATGTTCCTATATAAGGAGTATTCGTACGATTTTGCTGATGACTACGAATATGATGAAGTTAGTATATCTAATGATCAAATAATGTTAGAAAATATAAGCGAAGCTTAA
- a CDS encoding GNAT family N-acetyltransferase — MDYSFKDIYTRAKSVVETDSYVIYQTLKSKLYFSGNYLLMKKEPTSIDELEYYVASCRNFFRDKGVNFIHLAALENVKLSWKLKRYLKKEGFSEINLLLYYLNIKDFVEPELSEFQVEYLQKVDLNRYLKFQYKIDVEASNEEWAEHNQGLLYEDIRSENIKQLVAKDGETIVGSANIIVKSNFFEIDNLYIAPEYRNRGLAKHIITHAIKSERKENVLLVADANDTPKYMYENIGFSKISEQNFYLKTKV; from the coding sequence ATGGATTATAGTTTTAAAGATATATATACTAGAGCTAAGTCGGTAGTTGAAACTGATAGTTATGTAATTTACCAAACGTTAAAGTCAAAATTATACTTTAGTGGGAATTATTTATTGATGAAAAAAGAGCCAACTTCAATAGATGAACTTGAATATTATGTTGCATCTTGTAGAAACTTTTTTAGAGATAAAGGTGTTAATTTTATTCATTTGGCTGCATTAGAAAATGTAAAACTATCTTGGAAGCTTAAAAGATATTTAAAGAAAGAAGGCTTTAGTGAAATTAACTTACTTTTATATTATTTAAATATTAAAGACTTCGTAGAACCAGAATTAAGTGAATTTCAGGTAGAATATCTTCAAAAAGTTGATTTAAATAGATATTTGAAGTTTCAGTATAAAATAGATGTAGAGGCTAGCAATGAAGAGTGGGCCGAACATAATCAAGGTTTATTATACGAAGATATTAGATCTGAAAATATAAAGCAACTTGTGGCAAAAGATGGAGAAACAATAGTAGGGTCAGCTAATATAATAGTTAAGAGTAATTTCTTTGAGATAGATAATTTATATATAGCACCTGAATACAGAAATCGTGGGCTAGCTAAGCATATTATTACTCACGCTATAAAGAGTGAACGTAAAGAGAATGTTCTTTTAGTAGCTGATGCTAATGATACGCCTAAGTATATGTATGAAAATATTGGATTTTCAAAAATTTCAGAACAGAATTTTTATTTAAAAACGAAAGTATAA
- a CDS encoding DUF4064 domain-containing protein, protein MKPFKRTVEKVLAWIANVILIVLTGILAYSSFFKISVLKDNPEFLNLFKSELEKNPNGANLNGVNLSAEQILDYTIQGLKMYSVLLAVLVVVALLATFLMKKRILSGILFLLLAIVVAVGTVGVLIPVYLFYFIVAIMLFVRKERPEEYQETVSYL, encoded by the coding sequence ATGAAACCATTCAAAAGAACAGTGGAGAAAGTGTTAGCATGGATTGCTAATGTCATTTTAATAGTTTTAACAGGAATTTTAGCGTATAGCTCATTCTTTAAAATTTCAGTTTTAAAAGATAATCCTGAGTTTTTAAATTTATTTAAGTCAGAACTAGAAAAAAATCCTAATGGGGCTAACTTAAATGGGGTTAACTTATCAGCTGAACAAATACTTGATTATACAATTCAAGGTTTAAAAATGTATTCAGTTCTGTTAGCAGTATTAGTTGTAGTAGCGTTATTAGCGACCTTCTTAATGAAAAAACGTATTTTATCTGGAATACTTTTCTTATTATTAGCAATAGTAGTAGCTGTTGGGACAGTAGGGGTATTAATTCCGGTATATCTATTCTACTTTATCGTAGCGATTATGCTATTTGTTAGAAAAGAAAGACCTGAGGAATATCAAGAAACGGTTAGTTACCTATAG
- a CDS encoding DEAD/DEAH box helicase, producing MTTFEELGVSQETVQSLRNMNFISPTGIQTETIPYVLSGIDILAQAQTGSGKTGAFGIPLVDTVRKSDQLQSLILAPTRELAQQVGEQLRLMSRAKGLKVSIVFGGTSIERQIQDLKKRPQIIVGTPGRVIDHINRRTIKLDSLTHLVLDEADEMLNMGFIEDVRFILSKITSRHQTLLFSATMPKTIMELSKDFMKDYKLIKTISDEDLKPDITEYATIARENEKLETLIGFLDVQNPNLAIVFGRTKRRVDELSSALIAKGYLAEGLHGDITQSKRLEILRKFKNNSLQILVATDVAARGIDISDVTHVYNFDIPQDVESYTHRIGRTGRAGKSGVAITFLNPVEMPYLKDIENSRGERMKMLRPYSQDEVKKARHNRLFDEVVSEMDNNHVEFNSLANKLLAETNAEKVITILLSKLINDKKDVDVELSFEKPLPRKQERGRRSNRGNDRRRRSDNRDKKNRNERRGTDKKFFDKKGRRMQNK from the coding sequence ATGACAACATTTGAAGAATTAGGGGTTAGTCAGGAGACAGTTCAATCACTAAGAAACATGAATTTCATATCTCCAACTGGTATTCAAACAGAAACAATTCCATATGTATTATCAGGAATTGATATTTTAGCACAAGCACAAACAGGATCAGGAAAGACAGGTGCATTTGGAATACCGTTAGTAGATACAGTAAGGAAAAGTGATCAATTACAGTCATTAATCCTTGCCCCAACTAGAGAATTAGCTCAACAAGTAGGTGAACAACTTCGCCTTATGTCACGAGCAAAAGGATTAAAAGTTAGCATTGTTTTTGGTGGAACAAGTATTGAAAGACAAATTCAAGATTTGAAGAAACGTCCTCAAATTATAGTAGGAACACCAGGTCGTGTTATCGATCATATTAATAGAAGGACAATTAAATTAGATTCACTAACACATCTAGTATTAGACGAAGCGGATGAAATGTTAAATATGGGATTCATAGAGGATGTTAGATTTATTTTATCAAAAATAACATCAAGACATCAGACGCTATTGTTCTCAGCGACTATGCCTAAGACAATTATGGAACTTTCAAAAGATTTCATGAAAGATTATAAACTAATAAAAACTATCAGTGATGAAGATTTAAAACCAGATATTACTGAATATGCTACAATCGCTAGAGAAAATGAAAAACTAGAGACGTTGATTGGATTTTTAGATGTTCAAAATCCTAACTTGGCAATTGTATTCGGTAGAACTAAGCGTCGTGTTGATGAATTATCAAGTGCACTTATTGCTAAGGGATACTTAGCTGAAGGATTACACGGAGATATAACTCAATCTAAACGTTTAGAAATACTACGTAAATTCAAAAATAATTCATTACAAATTCTAGTTGCAACAGATGTAGCAGCTCGTGGTATTGATATTAGTGATGTAACTCATGTATATAACTTTGATATTCCACAAGATGTAGAAAGTTATACTCATAGAATTGGAAGAACTGGTCGAGCAGGTAAGTCTGGAGTTGCAATTACATTCCTGAATCCAGTAGAGATGCCTTATCTGAAAGATATTGAAAATTCTCGTGGGGAAAGAATGAAAATGTTACGTCCTTACTCACAAGATGAAGTGAAGAAAGCTCGCCATAACAGATTATTTGATGAAGTTGTTTCGGAAATGGACAATAACCATGTTGAATTTAATAGCTTGGCTAATAAATTGTTAGCTGAAACAAATGCAGAAAAAGTAATCACTATTCTACTAAGTAAATTAATCAATGATAAAAAAGATGTTGATGTAGAACTATCATTTGAAAAACCATTACCACGAAAACAAGAGCGTGGAAGACGATCAAATAGAGGAAATGATAGACGCAGACGTTCAGATAATAGAGATAAGAAAAATCGTAATGAACGTAGAGGAACAGATAAGAAATTCTTCGATAAAAAAGGTCGTAGAATGCAAAACAAATAA
- a CDS encoding response regulator transcription factor: MRLLLAEDERDLADALEAMLKHNNYSVDVVNNGQDALDYLMLDDYDGAILDVMMPQMDGVTVVKKLRENKKSTPVLLLTAKSEIEDKVYGLDSGADDYLTKPFVTKELLARVRSMTRRQATFTSNVLELGNVSLSKYTFELATEKDKVRLSNKEYQMMEMLMRNPGNVIQTEQFLERIWGYDSESEINVVWVNISYLRKKLKALDANIHIKATRNVGYTLEMIDV; the protein is encoded by the coding sequence ATGAGGTTATTATTAGCCGAAGATGAAAGAGACTTAGCAGACGCTCTTGAAGCAATGCTAAAACACAACAATTACTCAGTTGATGTAGTAAATAACGGACAAGATGCATTAGATTATCTAATGTTAGATGACTATGATGGTGCAATTCTTGATGTTATGATGCCGCAGATGGATGGAGTAACTGTGGTGAAAAAACTAAGAGAGAATAAAAAAAGTACACCAGTATTATTACTTACAGCTAAATCAGAGATTGAAGATAAGGTGTATGGATTAGATAGTGGTGCAGATGATTATCTAACAAAACCATTTGTAACTAAGGAATTATTAGCGAGAGTTCGTTCTATGACTAGAAGACAGGCGACATTCACTAGTAATGTATTAGAATTAGGTAATGTAAGTTTAAGTAAGTATACGTTTGAATTAGCTACAGAAAAAGACAAAGTGAGACTATCAAATAAAGAATATCAAATGATGGAAATGTTGATGAGAAATCCTGGAAATGTGATTCAAACTGAACAATTTTTAGAAAGAATTTGGGGATATGATAGTGAGTCTGAAATTAACGTAGTTTGGGTTAATATTTCATATCTAAGAAAAAAATTAAAAGCTTTAGACGCAAATATCCATATTAAAGCTACTAGAAATGTTGGTTATACTTTGGAGATGATTGATGTTTAA
- a CDS encoding serine hydrolase produces MAVILVVYGVFSAGGHLKAKKDAAKQQELAQQQEQNKENQQEESTSENTKLSETELNEAFDSILEQYKGDNEIGIVYKNFSTGYKYGQEENKYFTAASTIKVVYAMRIYDRIRNGEVSEDADIYYNENHLEEGNGEITNNKKKNSYKLDYVIQNMIQYSDNTATNMLVGNSATAADLLVKYLDGLGVNLSQEEAQKNRITPAMMEVVWAKLYNERDKYSKLIKYLEDSEAGEVIKDGIPNKKIASKYGAIEANYHETAIVFGDKDYMLLIYTNKLNKSKQAIKEIAKKIDEITNNNM; encoded by the coding sequence ATGGCAGTTATTTTGGTTGTATATGGAGTATTTTCTGCGGGTGGACATCTTAAGGCAAAGAAGGATGCGGCTAAGCAGCAAGAATTAGCTCAACAACAAGAACAAAATAAAGAAAATCAACAAGAAGAATCAACATCTGAAAATACAAAACTTAGTGAGACAGAACTTAATGAAGCGTTTGATAGCATATTAGAGCAATATAAAGGAGACAATGAGATAGGAATTGTCTACAAGAACTTTTCTACGGGATATAAATATGGACAAGAAGAAAACAAATACTTTACAGCCGCAAGTACAATAAAAGTAGTATATGCTATGAGAATATATGACCGCATAAGAAATGGTGAAGTATCAGAAGATGCTGATATATATTATAATGAGAACCATTTAGAAGAAGGAAATGGAGAAATCACCAATAATAAGAAGAAAAATAGCTACAAATTAGATTATGTTATTCAAAATATGATACAGTACTCGGATAATACAGCTACAAATATGCTTGTAGGGAATAGTGCTACTGCAGCTGATCTATTGGTGAAATATTTGGATGGCTTAGGTGTGAATTTATCACAGGAAGAAGCTCAAAAAAATAGAATAACACCGGCAATGATGGAGGTAGTTTGGGCAAAACTTTACAATGAACGTGATAAGTATTCGAAGTTAATTAAGTACCTAGAAGATTCTGAAGCTGGGGAAGTAATAAAAGATGGAATACCGAATAAAAAAATAGCTAGTAAGTATGGGGCTATAGAGGCTAATTATCATGAAACTGCTATAGTATTTGGTGATAAAGATTATATGTTATTAATCTATACTAATAAGTTGAATAAATCAAAACAAGCAATAAAAGAAATTGCTAAGAAAATTGATGAAATTACAAACAATAATATGTAA
- a CDS encoding tetratricopeptide repeat protein, producing the protein MDLQQFLEELKDIDFTALDREQQEEFRTILLDYGLFDECLELSKVIYEQNREDDTAIEGYVHNLLYLDRKDDALVVLYNSPKTPSILYQEGLIYLEDELYEIAEDKFLAARAGTDFNEAIRAIDKELVGIYLATGREDKAKNLSERIFYEEPSLENFQTAFDNLFALGLFEEAIDFYNQNGRGYEDASILFSLAFAYNQIQNLEKSKMHLLKTIALDPDFTEAYLHLGHMSKGDEAKEYLEKYIELQGMAISAYLHLISLYKDDQQYDNIRTLMQEVLSSQGISEQTLFITINALKSLFEYEKIYDLYNDNSLIKDDPILLGAALNALSEEEDYIDFVEEEVVTYFEVLHDEPTYVETLRNVYDLTGSARVRDIISHFEQHHGPHGHHH; encoded by the coding sequence ATGGATTTACAACAATTTTTAGAAGAATTAAAAGATATTGATTTTACTGCACTAGATAGAGAACAACAAGAAGAATTTCGTACAATACTTTTAGATTATGGATTATTTGATGAGTGTTTAGAGCTGTCTAAAGTTATTTATGAACAAAACAGAGAAGATGATACAGCTATCGAAGGTTATGTTCACAATTTATTATACTTAGATAGAAAAGATGATGCTTTGGTAGTATTATACAATTCACCAAAAACTCCATCAATTCTATATCAAGAAGGTTTAATATATTTAGAAGATGAATTATACGAAATTGCTGAGGATAAATTCTTGGCTGCAAGAGCTGGAACAGATTTTAATGAGGCAATTCGTGCTATCGATAAAGAGTTAGTTGGTATTTATTTAGCAACAGGTAGAGAAGATAAAGCAAAAAATCTGAGTGAAAGAATTTTCTATGAAGAGCCATCTTTAGAAAATTTCCAAACAGCATTTGATAATTTATTTGCTTTAGGATTATTTGAAGAAGCTATTGACTTTTACAATCAAAACGGTAGAGGATATGAAGATGCAAGCATATTATTCTCATTAGCATTTGCTTATAATCAAATTCAGAATTTGGAAAAATCAAAAATGCACTTATTAAAAACTATTGCTTTAGATCCTGACTTCACTGAAGCATACTTACATTTAGGGCATATGTCTAAAGGTGATGAAGCTAAGGAATATTTAGAAAAATATATTGAGTTACAAGGTATGGCGATTAGTGCATACTTACATTTAATTTCTTTATATAAAGATGATCAACAATATGACAACATTCGTACACTTATGCAAGAAGTCTTATCTTCTCAAGGAATTTCTGAGCAAACTTTATTTATTACTATAAATGCTCTTAAATCACTATTTGAATATGAAAAAATCTATGACTTATATAATGATAATTCATTGATAAAAGATGATCCAATCCTTTTAGGTGCTGCTTTAAATGCTTTATCTGAAGAAGAGGATTATATTGACTTTGTTGAGGAAGAAGTTGTTACTTATTTTGAAGTACTTCATGATGAACCAACATATGTAGAAACTTTAAGAAATGTTTATGACTTAACAGGAAGTGCAAGAGTGAGAGATATAATCAGTCATTTCGAGCAACATCATGGACCACATGGTCATCATCATTAG
- a CDS encoding competence/damage-inducible protein A gives MKVELVSVGTELLLGDIVNTNTAYLSKELAALGFGVFRQTTVGDNRERLIKTLESAFLENDTVIITGGLGPTDDDITKECVAEYFGRDFYFHEYSWVKILERLTRSGRNIITENNKKQAMIPEGAIVLENFCGTAPGIIIEENNKRIILLPGPPREMRDMFEKSVKPYLEKFSNKHFISKYVRFYGIGESLLETKIKDIMDNQTNPTLALYAKTGEVLLRITASDEDKNECEQLISEQLKEIEKRVGEYIYLVGDEDISGTQTEMNNVVANLLIENNFTISVAESLTGGKISSMLVEKSGISESFLEGVVCYSNKSKINTLGVNEETLEKFGAVSEEVAKEMALGVANRLGADFAVATTGIAGPNSDESGKPVGLAYIGIYSKGEVSAKEVVFTGDRELIRYRTSVEAFAEIRKNILEKL, from the coding sequence ATGAAAGTTGAATTAGTGTCAGTAGGAACTGAATTATTATTAGGTGATATAGTAAATACAAATACAGCTTATTTATCAAAAGAGTTGGCGGCTCTTGGGTTTGGAGTTTTTAGACAAACAACTGTAGGTGATAATCGAGAGAGATTAATTAAAACTTTAGAGAGTGCATTTTTAGAAAATGATACGGTTATTATTACAGGTGGCTTAGGACCTACTGATGATGATATAACAAAAGAATGTGTGGCAGAATACTTTGGTAGAGATTTTTATTTCCATGAGTATTCATGGGTGAAAATATTAGAAAGACTTACAAGATCAGGAAGAAATATTATAACGGAAAATAATAAAAAACAAGCAATGATTCCTGAAGGGGCAATAGTATTAGAAAACTTTTGTGGAACTGCACCAGGTATAATAATTGAGGAAAATAATAAAAGAATAATTTTATTACCAGGACCACCACGAGAAATGCGTGATATGTTTGAGAAAAGTGTAAAACCATATTTAGAGAAATTTAGTAATAAGCATTTTATATCTAAATACGTAAGATTTTATGGTATAGGAGAGTCTTTATTAGAAACTAAAATTAAAGATATAATGGATAATCAAACAAATCCTACGTTAGCACTTTATGCTAAAACAGGAGAAGTGCTACTTCGTATAACAGCTAGCGATGAAGATAAGAATGAATGTGAACAACTTATAAGCGAACAATTGAAAGAGATTGAGAAAAGAGTAGGAGAGTACATATATCTTGTAGGAGATGAAGATATTTCAGGAACACAAACAGAAATGAATAATGTGGTAGCTAATCTTCTTATAGAAAATAATTTTACTATATCAGTAGCCGAGTCTTTAACTGGAGGAAAGATTTCTTCTATGTTAGTAGAAAAAAGTGGAATTTCAGAATCATTCCTAGAAGGTGTAGTTTGTTATTCAAATAAGTCAAAAATTAATACTTTAGGAGTGAATGAAGAAACTTTAGAGAAGTTTGGTGCGGTTAGTGAGGAAGTAGCTAAAGAGATGGCATTAGGAGTAGCGAACCGATTAGGTGCCGATTTTGCAGTTGCTACTACTGGAATTGCAGGTCCTAATAGTGATGAAAGTGGAAAACCTGTAGGATTAGCATATATTGGTATTTATTCTAAAGGAGAAGTGAGTGCAAAAGAGGTAGTTTTCACAGGTGACAGAGAATTAATCCGCTACAGAACAAGTGTTGAAGCGTTTGCAGAAATTAGAAAAAATATTTTGGAAAAACTATAG
- a CDS encoding polysaccharide deacetylase family protein, with the protein MKKVGVFLGILFIAICTFLLFYGEPAYQKWQEYNFKSQVKDTVEATDKSDFAKDSSAKSGWLGDKFVKVYYPNSNSSNSDEIKSRLDEETKGLVEGELDFNKDIKEIVFYGSKEKESNFANVSELSVEKVTHKVSDKKVEAATESNISSIFHTSDGKPFTLSSLFSSPDDAKKKFLFKIQKQLEVRGVSEAEGKDAIVKLRDQDMADWKFTYGDSKFNINIDPKVGEVSSVEVPMADLHKYITESYLKGEDLDKYKEYVKKRDRKAVALTFDDGPNPQTTPVALELLKKYKAKGTFFMVGRSVAGNEDLIKQVVVEGHQIGNHSWDHPVLPSIGLEKAKKQINDTTEALKKASGQDVHVMRPPYGAINGAIQAAVDQSFILWDIDTLDWKKRNTASIMKEVRKAQPGSIILMHDIHQTTIDALPSILQYLTEQGFEMVTVDELMGDQLELHQSYTNRE; encoded by the coding sequence ATGAAGAAAGTAGGTGTCTTTTTAGGTATTTTATTTATAGCTATTTGTACATTCTTATTATTCTACGGTGAACCTGCTTACCAAAAATGGCAAGAGTACAATTTTAAATCGCAGGTTAAAGATACGGTGGAAGCTACTGATAAATCAGATTTCGCAAAAGATAGCAGTGCGAAAAGCGGGTGGTTAGGAGATAAATTCGTAAAAGTTTATTATCCAAACTCAAACTCTTCTAATTCAGATGAAATAAAATCACGTTTGGATGAAGAGACAAAAGGATTAGTTGAAGGAGAATTAGACTTTAATAAAGATATTAAAGAAATTGTTTTCTACGGAAGTAAAGAAAAAGAAAGTAATTTTGCTAATGTATCAGAATTAAGTGTTGAGAAAGTTACTCATAAAGTTTCTGATAAAAAAGTAGAAGCTGCAACAGAATCTAATATTTCTAGTATTTTCCATACGAGTGATGGGAAACCTTTCACCTTATCTAGTCTATTTTCTTCTCCAGATGATGCTAAGAAGAAGTTTTTATTTAAAATACAAAAACAATTAGAAGTTCGTGGAGTTTCTGAAGCAGAAGGAAAAGATGCTATTGTTAAACTACGTGATCAAGATATGGCTGATTGGAAATTCACTTACGGTGATTCTAAATTTAATATAAATATAGATCCTAAAGTCGGAGAAGTTAGTTCAGTAGAAGTGCCTATGGCTGACTTACACAAGTATATAACGGAGAGCTATCTAAAAGGAGAAGATTTAGATAAATATAAAGAATATGTTAAGAAAAGAGATAGAAAAGCTGTTGCATTAACATTTGATGATGGACCAAATCCACAGACAACACCTGTAGCATTAGAATTATTGAAAAAATATAAAGCTAAAGGTACATTCTTTATGGTAGGTCGTTCTGTCGCAGGAAATGAAGATCTTATTAAACAAGTTGTTGTCGAAGGGCATCAAATTGGTAACCACTCTTGGGATCATCCAGTTTTACCAAGTATAGGTCTAGAAAAAGCGAAAAAACAAATTAATGATACAACTGAAGCACTGAAAAAAGCAAGTGGACAAGATGTTCATGTTATGAGACCTCCATATGGAGCAATAAATGGTGCAATTCAAGCTGCTGTCGATCAATCATTTATTTTATGGGATATTGATACACTAGATTGGAAAAAACGTAATACTGCTTCTATAATGAAAGAAGTTAGAAAAGCTCAGCCTGGTTCAATTATCCTAATGCACGATATTCACCAAACAACTATTGATGCATTACCATCGATATTACAGTACTTAACTGAACAAGGATTTGAAATGGTGACTGTTGATGAACTAATGGGAGATCAATTAGAACTTCATCAATCATATACAAATAGAGAATAA
- a CDS encoding polyprenyl synthetase family protein has protein sequence MLKQYDMLVHDVLEDILDITKCDDDRLNEIIKRYFLNGGKRVRVLLLLMCAKLGNFELNRKDIIRMASIVEIIHTASLIHDDIIDNADTRRGSITMNKEYTNEFALHVGDYLFAIVLNEVAKFSDERIHNYLAETLKELCIGELIQADGLYNIKTRRIDYLKKIKRKTAILIAFACVAGSIVSKASDENIKSAFSYGYYLGMSYQIIDDYLDFAGGAENLGKEVGQDLMNGNITLPALLAKEENSELFSNFTGETSTEEKTEIIDYIKNNEKILSETLDISRRYLLKAQNSIDKIEISVKNELTFIMNKLARRDN, from the coding sequence ATGTTAAAACAGTATGATATGTTGGTACATGATGTTTTAGAAGATATCTTAGATATTACAAAATGTGATGATGATAGATTAAATGAGATTATAAAAAGATATTTTTTAAATGGTGGAAAGAGGGTAAGAGTCCTTCTTTTACTTATGTGTGCTAAATTAGGAAATTTTGAATTGAATAGAAAAGATATAATTCGAATGGCTAGTATAGTTGAAATAATTCATACTGCAAGTCTTATTCATGATGATATTATTGATAATGCTGATACGAGACGCGGTAGTATTACAATGAATAAAGAGTATACTAATGAATTTGCTCTACATGTAGGGGATTACTTATTTGCGATAGTTTTAAATGAGGTTGCGAAGTTTAGTGATGAGAGAATTCATAATTATTTAGCTGAGACTCTTAAGGAACTTTGCATCGGTGAGCTTATTCAAGCCGATGGTTTATACAACATTAAAACTAGACGAATAGATTACCTAAAGAAAATTAAGAGAAAAACAGCGATTCTAATCGCATTTGCTTGCGTTGCTGGTAGTATTGTTTCTAAAGCTTCTGATGAAAACATTAAAAGTGCATTTTCGTATGGTTATTACTTAGGAATGAGCTATCAAATTATTGATGATTACTTAGATTTCGCTGGTGGAGCTGAGAATCTTGGTAAAGAAGTGGGGCAGGATTTAATGAATGGGAATATCACATTACCTGCATTACTTGCTAAAGAAGAAAACTCAGAATTATTTAGTAACTTTACTGGTGAAACGAGTACTGAAGAGAAAACGGAAATTATTGATTATATAAAAAATAATGAGAAAATTTTATCAGAGACTCTTGATATAAGTAGACGTTATTTGCTAAAAGCACAAAATAGTATAGATAAAATAGAAATTTCAGTTAAAAATGAATTGACTTTTATAATGAATAAGTTAGCAAGGAGAGATAATTAA